A genomic segment from Juglans regia cultivar Chandler chromosome 14, Walnut 2.0, whole genome shotgun sequence encodes:
- the LOC108990051 gene encoding disease resistance protein At4g27190-like: protein MEIVVSIVGKIGEYIVPPFGEHVGYLISYKRNIAKVKEHYQKLLLKREAVQQSVKGANWNQEVIAREVQTWQTNVDIRIEGLRKFLEEDVKANTMCLNGWCPDLKFRYSLGKKSQKNTEAIEELLQEGEKYDRVFIRAPPLEVGSTSNGRFKNFESRKTKINQVLEALRDDKMDMIAICGMGGIGKTEMAKEIAKRVKGDNLFDKVAIAVVSQNPNLKEIQAAIAECLGPKLNEESLSGRAARLHSTLVKSTKVLIILDDVWEPLDLEAIGISHGDKDNSCKILLTSRNEETCNQMNTQKIFPIKLLSKEEAWNFFREMAGDSCIGSSSLRLKAKMVEEECGRLPIAIATVGSAMKDNSKENEWDAALEQLKKSIPQYIPGLHPKVYASIEFSYIHLKSKDVKSCFLMCCLFPEDYDIPIDDLVRYGVGRRLFADIDTIAEARRRVHAIVHNLKRSNLLLDSRQKAFIKMHDVVRDVAISIASRDENGFMVRCDVGLEEWPQKDTYEGFAAISLMLGKTTKHPKGLKCPRLQLLQLSSSICPLPPNMFDGMKEIRVLSLERMSLERLPPSIQVLKNLRMLKLEYCSDKLKNVSVIGALEKLEMLSFCGSEIKEVPKEIGNLRQLKLLDLSRCYYLERIAAGVLSCLSRLEELYAYEFDKWKSTGENGGGIDNASFAEIIPYSHQMMALEISLPSIKLLPQDLHFKNQKMKFRIRIAPRFQWLKLDSTSV, encoded by the coding sequence atgGAGATTGTGGTATCAATTGTTGGAAAAATTGGAGAATACATTGTTCCTCCTTTCGGAGAACATGTTGGCTATCTAATTTCCTACAAGAGGAACATCGCGAAAGTAAAAGAGCATTATCAGAAGCTGCTTTTAAAGAGGGAAGCCGTGCAACAATCCGTTAAAGGAGCCAATTGGAATCAAGAAGTAATCGCACGTGAAGTTCAGACATGGCAAACAAATGTGGACATAAGAATTGAAGGGCTTCGGAAATTCCTTGAAGAAGATGTTAAAGCAAATACGATGTGCTTGAATGGGTGGTGCCCAGACTTGAAGTTTCGTTACTCCTTAGGAAAGAAATCTCAAAAGAATACTGAAGCCATAGAGGAGCTATTACAAGaaggtgaaaaatatgatcGGGTGTTCATCCGTGCTCCTCCGTTGGAAGTAGGATCAACATCCAATGGACGCTTTAAGAATTTCGAGTCAAGAAAGACAAAGATTAATCAAGTTTTGGAGGCTCTAAGGGATGACAAGATGGACATGATTGCGATATGTGGTATGGGAGGCATCGGGAAGACAGAAATGGCCAAAGAGATAGCCAAAAGAGTAAAAGGTgataatttatttgataaagTTGCAATTGCAGTGGTGTCTCAAAATCCAAACCTGAAGGAGATTCAAGCCGCAATTGCCGAGTGCCTAGGCCCGAAACTTAATGAAGAGTCTTTATCAGGAAGAGCAGCTCGACTACATTCAACACTAGTGAAGAGTACGAAGGTCCTTATAATACTGGATGATGTTTGGGAACCACTTGATCTCGAGGCTATTGGAATTAGTCATGGAGATAAAGATAATAGTTGCAAAATCTTGCTTACCTCAAGAAATGAAGAAACTTGCAATCAAATGAATACTCAGAAGATTTTTCCAATCAAACTCTTGTCTAAAGAAGAAGCATggaatttttttagagagatgGCAGGTGATTCATGTATTGGTAGCTCCAGTCTACGACTAAAAGCCAAAATGGTTGAAGAGGAATGTGGACGTTTACCTATTGCTATTGCAACTGTTGGAAGTGCTATGAAAGACAATAGCAAGGAAAATGAGTGGGATGCCGCACTTGAGCAGCTTAAAAAGTCTATTCCACAATATATCCCTGGTCTACATCCAAAGGTCTATGCCAGCATAGAGTTCAGTTACATTCATTTAAAAAGTAAAGATGTCAAGTCGTGCTTTCTTATGTGTTGTTTGTTTCCAGAAGATTATGATATACCTATTGATGATTTAGTAAGATACGGCGTTGGGCGAAGGTTGTTTGCTGACATTGATACAATAGCAGAAGCAAGGCGAAGAGTCCATGCAATTGTTCATAATCTTAAAAGATCAAATCTATTGCTAGATAGTAGGCAAAAAGCATTCATTAAAATGCATGATGTTGTAAGAGATGTTGCCATATCAATTGCATCCAGAGATGAAAATGGTTTTATGGTCAGATGTGATGTTGGACTTGAAGAATGGCCACAGAAGGATACATATGAAGGCTTTGCCGCAATTTCTCTTATGCttggaaaaacaacaaaacatccCAAAGGGTTGAAGTGTCCTAGACTTCAGCTTTTGCAACTGTCATCTTCCATTTGTCCACTCCCACCTAATATGTTTGACGGAATGAAGGAAATAAGAGTGTTGTCTTTAGAAAGAATGTCTTTGGAACGATTGCCACCATCAATTCAGGTCCTTAAGAACCTTCGAATGTTGAAGTTGGAGTATTGTTCtgacaaattaaaaaatgtgtcgGTAATTGGAGCGCTTGAGAAACTAGAAATGTTGAGCTTTTGTGGTTCTGAGATCAAAGAGGTTCCGAAGGAAATAGGAAATCTTAGACAGCTGAAGTTGCTAGATCTATCGAGATGCTATTATCTTGAGCGAATTGCAGCTGGTGTCCTATCTTGTTTATCTCGACTGGAAGAATTGTACGCGTATGAATTTGATAAATGGAAATCTACAGGAGAGAATGGAGGAGGAATAGATAATGCAAGCTTTGCCGAAATAATCCCGTATTCCCATCAAATGATGGCTTTAGAAATTTCTCTGCCAAGTATAAAGTTGTTGCCACAAGACTTGCACTTCAAAAACCAAAAGATGAAATTTAGGATAAGAATTGCACCAAGATTTCAATGGCTAAAACTTGATTCAACTtcagtgtaa
- the LOC108990081 gene encoding uncharacterized protein LOC108990081 — protein MGTARIPWVLYGDFNIIKNDSERRGGRPRPFVAMEEFNQCIQTCGLLEMCSKGPNVTWCNGQGGQARSWARFDRCFLDTNFLSSFSNVSYQVLARSTSDHSPLVIQMGENLFRYGPSPFRFQYMWTDHLKFYSFVEGVWKREGLAHGLINLSSKLQRVKVALKEYNKSVFGKTNIIITGLEARIDNLESRLQVSFNAEDDSDLLASKLELLTWLGREDIRLAHMAKKSWLKDEDQNSKFFHAYLKAKLHKRVQEMSMSDGRVLQSPLDIHKAAVDHFQEFLGQNSSHAFSNLSDLISPIITNEDNLTIGRDPSIEEVKDALFSIPIDSSLGPDGFGSGFFRVCWDLVKDDLLSAIVEFFYSHMLPRNFTASYIVLIPKVDKPSGFDKFRPISLCSVVYKICSKIIVARMTSLLPKMISQEQGAFIPVVFLRISV, from the coding sequence ATGGGGACTGCCAGAATCCCTTGGGTTCTCTACggggactttaatattattaagaacGATTCAGAAAGAAGAGGTGGCCGTCCTCGTCCTTTTGTAGCCATGGAAGAATTCAACCAGTGTATTCAAACCTGTGGTCTTTTAGAGATGTGTTCCAAAGGTCCGAATGTGACCTGGTGCAATGGTCAAGGAGGACAAGCGCGCAGCTGGGCCAGGTTTGACAGATGTTTTCTTGATACTAACTTTCTTAGTTCTTTTTCTAATGTGTCTTACCAGGTTTTGGCACGCTCTACTTCGGATCACTCTCCGTTGGTTATTCAGATGGGGGAGAATTTATTCAGGTATGGTCCTAGTCCTTTCCGCtttcaatatatgtggactGATCATTTGAAATTCTATAGTTTTGTGGAGGGGGTGTGGAAACGTGAGGGCCTAGCACATGGATTAATCAACCTGTCCTCTAAATTACAAAGGGTTAAGGTGGCTTTAAAAGAGTATAATAAGAGTGTCTTTGGTAAGACTAACATTATAATCACGGGTCTAGAGGCTCGTATTGATAATCTGGAAAGTCGTCTTCAAGTCTCCTTTAATGCCGAGGACGACTCAGACCTATTAGCATCCAAGCTAGAACTATTAACATGGTTGGGTAGAGAGGATATTAGGCTTGCTCATATGGCCAAGAAAAGCTGGCTGAAAGATGAGGACCAGaactctaaattctttcatgcttACTTAAAGGCCAAACTGCATAAAAGAGTTCAGGAAATGAGTATGTCAGATGGTAGGGTCTTACAGTCCCCTCTTGACATTCATAAAGCCGCTGTTGATCATTTTCAGGAATTTCTGGGTCAGAATAGTTCCCATGCTTTTTCGAATTTGAGTGACTTGATCTCTCCCATTATTACTAATGAGGATAACTTGACAATTGGTAGAGATCCTTCCATAGAGGAAGTAAAGGATGCTCTATTCTCTATTCCCATTGATAGTAGCCtaggtccagatggttttggttcagGTTTTTTCAGAGTTTGTTGGGACTTGGTTAAAGATGATCTCCTCTCAGCTATTGTTGAATTTTTCTATAGCCATATGCTCCCAAGAAATTTCACTGCATCTTACATTGTGCTAATTCCGAAGGTGGATAAGCCATCtggctttgataaatttcggcCTATTAGCCTTTGCTCAGTGGTCTATAAGATTTGTTCAAAAATCATTGTGGCTCGTATGACTAGTTTGCTCCCTAAAATGATATCGCAAGAGCAAGGGGCTTTTATTCccgtagtatttttgagaatatcagtttAA